A single region of the Roseivivax sp. THAF197b genome encodes:
- a CDS encoding DUF2274 domain-containing protein, protein MTKLKLGPIHDDKPVKLTVELPADVHRDLCDYAAVLGQQTGQDLEPARLVAPMLARFMATDRGFAAARKTGSRANRKKPDPSKPLDSDQG, encoded by the coding sequence ATGACGAAGCTGAAGCTTGGTCCGATCCATGACGACAAGCCGGTCAAGCTGACCGTGGAACTTCCCGCCGATGTGCACCGCGACCTCTGCGACTACGCGGCTGTCCTCGGCCAACAGACCGGACAGGACCTTGAGCCCGCCCGCCTCGTCGCCCCAATGCTTGCCCGCTTCATGGCCACGGACCGCGGGTTCGCAGCAGCGCGGAAAACGGGATCGAGGGCGAACCGCAAGAAACCAGACCCATCGAAGCCTCTGGATTCCGATCAGGGCTAA
- the trbK-alt gene encoding putative entry exclusion protein TrbK-alt yields MALDTPRTLRLVAFGIGGLAALAAALELTHTVLPTDTGHVVRDDALRGTLARCRDLTPEDYATNTECRAAWEAARQRFFDLAPEPAGTE; encoded by the coding sequence ATGGCACTCGACACACCGCGAACTCTGCGCCTTGTCGCCTTCGGTATCGGCGGCCTTGCCGCCCTCGCCGCTGCGCTCGAACTGACACACACCGTCCTGCCCACCGACACCGGGCATGTGGTCAGGGATGACGCCTTGCGCGGCACCCTCGCGCGTTGCCGTGACCTGACGCCCGAAGACTACGCCACCAACACCGAATGCCGCGCCGCCTGGGAGGCGGCCCGGCAGCGCTTCTTCGATCTGGCTCCAGAGCCGGCCGGGACGGAGTGA
- the trbF gene encoding conjugal transfer protein TrbF: MFRRPSVRYGTTPEPVTPYQKAAQVWDERIGSARVQARNWRLMAMGCLALSAGLSAALAWQSTRSSVVPYVVEVDNLGAAQAVAPALAEYRPTDPQIAWHLARFVEHVRQVPADPIVLRQNWLRAYDFATDRGAVALNDHARVNDPFAQVGDTQISIEVSSVIRASDTSFRVAWIERRYENGQLATTERWTAILTVVIQPPRDAERLRSNPLGVYVHAINWSRENAQ, from the coding sequence ATGTTCCGACGACCCAGCGTCCGATACGGCACCACGCCCGAGCCCGTCACCCCCTACCAGAAGGCAGCCCAGGTCTGGGACGAGCGCATCGGCTCCGCCCGCGTCCAGGCCCGCAACTGGCGCCTCATGGCAATGGGCTGCCTCGCCCTGTCCGCCGGGCTCAGCGCGGCCCTCGCCTGGCAATCGACGCGCAGCAGCGTCGTTCCTTACGTGGTCGAGGTCGACAACCTCGGTGCGGCCCAAGCTGTCGCCCCGGCGCTCGCCGAATATCGTCCGACCGATCCGCAGATCGCCTGGCATCTTGCCCGCTTCGTCGAGCATGTCCGGCAGGTCCCGGCCGATCCGATCGTGCTGCGCCAGAACTGGCTACGCGCCTACGATTTCGCCACGGATCGCGGCGCTGTCGCGCTGAATGACCATGCCCGGGTGAACGATCCCTTCGCGCAGGTCGGCGACACGCAGATTTCCATCGAGGTCTCGAGTGTCATTCGCGCCTCGGACACAAGCTTCCGCGTCGCCTGGATCGAGCGCCGCTACGAAAACGGTCAGCTCGCCACAACCGAACGCTGGACCGCCATCCTGACCGTCGTGATCCAGCCGCCGCGCGATGCGGAGCGCCTGCGGTCAAACCCGCTTGGCGTCTATGTCCATGCCATCAACTGGTCGAGGGAGAATGCCCAATGA
- the trbJ gene encoding P-type conjugative transfer protein TrbJ, whose product MTRNPERPARFHKLAAALMASALVLTPVLSTPAQAFFFGGGGRIVYDPRNHAENILSAARALEQINNQIAQLQNQAQMLMNDALNLANLPHSSLAQLQDAIGETQRLLADAQSLAFDVATIEQAFAQDYGSAAAQGDFDAMIAGARERWETSVAGFEDALRVQAGVVGNIDGARTQMDALIRESQGAVGALQVAQAGNQLLALQSTQIADLTAAIAAQNRAEALEAARIASAEAQGRENLAQFLDYGGGYTPGTVRFFEE is encoded by the coding sequence ATGACCCGCAATCCTGAGCGCCCTGCCCGGTTCCACAAACTCGCCGCCGCATTGATGGCCAGCGCCCTCGTCCTAACACCGGTTCTATCGACACCGGCCCAAGCCTTCTTTTTCGGGGGCGGCGGGCGGATCGTCTACGACCCGCGCAACCACGCCGAAAACATCCTCTCGGCCGCCCGCGCGCTGGAGCAGATCAACAACCAGATCGCGCAGCTCCAGAACCAGGCGCAGATGCTGATGAACGACGCGCTGAACCTTGCGAACCTGCCGCATTCCTCGCTGGCGCAGCTGCAGGACGCCATCGGCGAAACCCAGCGACTCCTGGCCGATGCCCAGAGCCTCGCCTTCGACGTAGCCACCATCGAACAGGCATTCGCGCAGGACTACGGTTCTGCCGCAGCGCAAGGTGATTTCGACGCGATGATCGCCGGTGCGCGCGAGCGGTGGGAGACCTCCGTCGCGGGCTTCGAGGACGCGTTGCGCGTGCAGGCCGGGGTCGTGGGCAATATCGACGGCGCGCGCACCCAGATGGACGCGCTCATTCGCGAAAGCCAAGGGGCCGTCGGCGCCCTGCAGGTGGCACAAGCCGGAAACCAACTTCTGGCGCTTCAATCCACGCAGATCGCCGATCTGACCGCTGCCATCGCCGCGCAGAACCGCGCCGAAGCGCTTGAAGCCGCCCGGATCGCCTCCGCCGAGGCGCAGGGCCGCGAGAACCTCGCCCAGTTCCTCGATTACGGCGGCGGCTACACGCCCGGCACCGTGCGCTTCTTCGAGGAGTGA
- a CDS encoding TrbI/VirB10 family protein → MTQATNMPEPPRTEADIAQELRLRPDPPRVMRLSRRAIALATAIGGLGLGAILIVALQNNRQEGTQTELFSTERIQAAEGLSTLPRDYADVPRLGPPLPGELGRAILGAQDRGQPVPAPPLSGPLAPTVDPEEQRRLQELDAARLSALFAEAQTMQRGGAQPTPTPPATGALFPSTLGSPTASDPVSNRETFLTRPGDTDTVSAQRMVPPPSPYILQAGTVIPAALITGLRSDLPGQISAQVTSNVFDTPSGRYLLIPQGARLLGEYDSRIASGQSRLLLVWTRLILPDGRSIVLERAPGTDGTGASGLQDRVNYHWGRVFLAAGLATILNLGLESGADSEDDVARAIREAAQDTIGRTGDEIVRQQLAVPPTLTIRPGFPVRVMVTRDLILEPLGEVR, encoded by the coding sequence ATGACACAAGCCACTAACATGCCGGAGCCACCACGGACCGAGGCAGACATCGCCCAAGAGCTTCGCCTCAGGCCCGATCCGCCCCGTGTCATGCGCCTGTCCCGCCGGGCCATTGCCCTTGCCACCGCGATTGGCGGTCTGGGTCTGGGCGCGATCCTGATCGTGGCCCTGCAGAACAACCGGCAGGAGGGCACCCAGACCGAGCTCTTTTCCACCGAACGCATTCAGGCGGCTGAAGGGCTGTCCACATTGCCTCGGGATTACGCCGATGTCCCGCGTCTCGGCCCGCCCTTGCCCGGTGAGCTGGGCCGCGCCATCCTTGGGGCGCAAGATCGCGGCCAGCCGGTCCCGGCACCGCCCCTTTCCGGTCCATTGGCCCCCACAGTCGATCCGGAGGAACAACGCCGCCTTCAGGAACTCGACGCCGCCCGGCTGAGCGCCCTTTTCGCGGAGGCGCAAACCATGCAACGCGGCGGAGCACAGCCCACACCGACGCCCCCCGCGACCGGCGCGCTCTTTCCCTCCACTTTGGGCAGCCCGACGGCAAGCGATCCGGTCTCAAACCGGGAGACGTTCCTCACCCGTCCCGGAGACACGGACACCGTTAGTGCGCAGCGCATGGTGCCGCCGCCCAGCCCCTACATCCTGCAGGCCGGCACGGTGATCCCGGCCGCCCTGATCACCGGCCTGCGCTCCGACCTTCCCGGCCAGATCTCGGCTCAGGTGACGTCGAATGTCTTTGATACCCCCTCAGGGCGGTACTTGCTGATCCCGCAAGGCGCTCGGCTTCTGGGAGAATACGACAGCCGCATCGCATCCGGGCAAAGCCGCCTGCTCCTCGTCTGGACCCGCCTCATCCTGCCGGATGGTCGCTCCATTGTGCTGGAACGCGCGCCCGGCACTGACGGCACAGGCGCGTCCGGTCTGCAGGACCGGGTCAACTATCATTGGGGTCGCGTCTTTCTCGCCGCAGGCCTCGCCACGATCCTGAACCTCGGGCTGGAAAGCGGGGCCGACAGCGAGGATGACGTCGCCCGCGCCATCCGCGAGGCCGCGCAGGACACGATCGGACGGACCGGAGACGAGATCGTCCGGCAGCAGCTCGCCGTCCCGCCGACACTGACCATCCGCCCGGGCTTCCCCGTCCGCGTCATGGTCACCCGCGACCTGATCCTCGAGCCCTTGGGAGAAGTCCGATGA
- the trbL gene encoding P-type conjugative transfer protein TrbL, which translates to MGGVSVIDRFLEVFASYIDSGFGLLGGDVAFLATTLIVIDITLAALFWAWGTDDDIIARLVKKTLFVGVFAYIIGNWNALARIVFDSFAGLGLVATGGTISASELLQPGRIAQVGLEAGQPILASIADLSGFVAVFENFIQIGILFFAWLVVLLSFFILAIQLFVTLIEFKLATLAGFILVPFGLFNKTAFMAERVLGLVISSGVKVLVLAVIVGIGSTIFSEFTAGFAGEPTINDAMSVVLGALALLALGIFGPGIANGIVSGGPQLGAGAAVGTGIAVGGAAVAGVAGTRIALGTGGAALRGASAVGSGTATAYQLGAASRSTALGKSVGGVAAVGKTGAVAAFSSLRRAISDGAGTGARTAYAATGGRFAGSTMPAPANDGPPDWARRMKRQQSLQHGLSTAAHALRSGDHGGGGTVVSLSERSS; encoded by the coding sequence ATGGGCGGCGTCAGTGTCATCGACCGGTTTCTCGAGGTCTTCGCCTCCTACATCGATTCCGGCTTCGGCCTTCTGGGTGGCGACGTCGCCTTCCTCGCCACCACGCTGATCGTCATCGACATCACGCTGGCGGCCCTCTTCTGGGCCTGGGGTACGGATGACGACATCATTGCCCGGCTGGTGAAGAAGACCCTTTTTGTCGGGGTCTTCGCCTATATCATCGGCAACTGGAACGCGCTGGCCCGGATTGTGTTCGACAGTTTCGCGGGCCTTGGCCTGGTCGCCACCGGCGGCACGATCTCCGCCAGCGAGCTGCTGCAGCCCGGGCGCATCGCGCAGGTCGGGCTTGAGGCCGGGCAGCCGATCCTCGCCTCCATCGCCGACCTCTCCGGGTTCGTCGCCGTCTTCGAGAACTTCATCCAGATCGGGATCCTGTTCTTTGCATGGCTTGTGGTTCTGCTCTCGTTCTTCATCCTCGCAATCCAGCTCTTCGTCACCCTGATCGAATTCAAGCTGGCCACGCTGGCAGGCTTCATCCTCGTGCCCTTCGGCCTCTTCAACAAGACCGCCTTCATGGCCGAACGCGTGCTGGGCCTCGTCATTTCCTCCGGTGTCAAGGTGCTGGTGCTGGCCGTGATCGTCGGCATCGGCTCCACCATCTTCAGCGAATTCACCGCCGGATTCGCGGGTGAACCCACGATCAACGACGCCATGTCGGTGGTTCTTGGCGCACTGGCGCTCCTCGCTCTTGGCATCTTCGGACCGGGCATCGCCAATGGTATCGTCTCTGGCGGGCCGCAACTTGGCGCAGGCGCCGCGGTCGGCACCGGTATCGCCGTGGGCGGGGCTGCAGTCGCCGGTGTCGCAGGAACCCGGATTGCCCTTGGCACCGGTGGCGCGGCCTTGCGTGGTGCCAGTGCGGTTGGCAGCGGAACCGCCACTGCCTATCAGCTTGGCGCCGCATCGCGCAGCACGGCACTGGGCAAGTCTGTTGGCGGCGTAGCCGCTGTCGGCAAGACCGGTGCCGTCGCCGCGTTCAGCTCGCTCCGGCGCGCGATCTCGGACGGCGCTGGGACCGGCGCCCGCACCGCCTATGCAGCCACAGGCGGTCGATTTGCGGGGAGCACCATGCCCGCCCCGGCGAATGATGGCCCGCCCGACTGGGCGCGGCGGATGAAGCGCCAGCAATCGCTCCAGCACGGCCTGTCGACGGCTGCCCATGCGCTCCGCTCCGGCGATCATGGCGGTGGCGGCACGGTCGTGAGTCTCTCCGAAAGGTCCTCCTGA
- the trbG gene encoding P-type conjugative transfer protein TrbG: MRRLRPIPVLLLAATALTACTGQRPPEIAYDDQVPALAPPPAPPPAEGPPRPVHTPPAWTPSRGGDPEADTPEARIIAANAAARVEPRQLGYYNAMQVFPWSEGALYQIYAAPGQITNIALEPGERLTGPGPIAAGDTARWIVGDTTSGAGRTERVHILVKPTRPDIATNLVVNTDRRTYHIELQADEETWMPSVAWAYPEVRSTPRTPTVRRPVIPPEAERHYRYGLQGDAPSWRPVSVFDDGRRVYVVFPPGIAQGEMPPLFVIGADGRGQIVNTRVLGNVLIVDRLFGAAELRLGERQQQVVRIVRTDGDQRPPRAPQPEAER; the protein is encoded by the coding sequence ATGAGACGACTTCGCCCCATCCCCGTTCTTCTTCTCGCGGCCACGGCGCTGACCGCCTGCACGGGGCAGCGCCCACCCGAAATCGCCTATGACGACCAGGTTCCGGCCCTCGCTCCGCCGCCGGCACCTCCCCCGGCCGAGGGGCCGCCCCGCCCGGTTCACACGCCGCCAGCGTGGACGCCCTCCCGTGGCGGCGATCCGGAAGCGGATACGCCGGAAGCGCGCATCATCGCCGCCAATGCCGCAGCCCGCGTCGAGCCCCGCCAGCTGGGCTATTACAACGCCATGCAGGTTTTTCCGTGGAGCGAAGGCGCGCTCTACCAGATCTACGCCGCCCCCGGGCAGATCACGAATATCGCGCTCGAACCCGGCGAACGCCTGACCGGCCCCGGCCCGATCGCGGCGGGCGACACCGCGCGCTGGATCGTCGGTGATACCACCAGCGGCGCCGGCCGCACCGAGCGCGTCCATATCCTCGTGAAACCCACGCGCCCCGACATCGCCACCAATCTCGTCGTCAACACCGACCGGCGCACCTATCACATCGAATTGCAGGCGGACGAAGAGACCTGGATGCCCAGCGTTGCATGGGCCTATCCAGAGGTGCGATCCACGCCCCGCACGCCGACCGTCCGGCGTCCCGTGATCCCGCCCGAGGCGGAACGGCACTACCGTTACGGCTTGCAGGGCGACGCCCCATCCTGGCGGCCGGTCTCGGTCTTCGACGACGGGCGCCGTGTCTATGTCGTGTTCCCGCCCGGCATCGCCCAGGGCGAAATGCCCCCGCTCTTCGTGATCGGCGCGGATGGACGCGGCCAGATCGTCAACACCCGCGTGCTCGGCAACGTGCTGATCGTCGACCGGCTCTTCGGAGCAGCAGAACTGCGTCTCGGCGAAAGACAACAGCAGGTTGTGCGGATCGTGCGGACGGATGGCGATCAGCGCCCGCCGCGCGCGCCCCAGCCGGAGGCCGAGCGATGA